Proteins co-encoded in one Montipora capricornis isolate CH-2021 chromosome 12, ASM3666992v2, whole genome shotgun sequence genomic window:
- the LOC138026153 gene encoding kelch-like protein 3 isoform X2 yields the protein MSQSLAPIDMEEYVEATFESEDLNTSASNSNMADLSQPMPSDPSKHCQELIDRLDALRRKESFFDVTVSIKDKEIKAHRLVLAAASPFFLSLLVSDMREGKEQFIRIELEEATGSVMEEVFKYIYTGNVAVTKENAYDLLAAADYLLLPGLKTLTCDFLEENITIENCIFNYYFADKYRCLELMEESCEFINSNFSSVMETDDFLKLDIVKVMKWVSSDCVTVGSEEEIFKGIVKWVSHKKSERESNFAELLSQVRLKSMSHDFLFNELINEELVATSKETLYFVLRSMKCIFDPFCENATKPPRKCLERYTDVIFVCGGRTALCYAPQDDIWYHFPDMLFEHQDHAVVQYRDKVCIFGGQSVGPGKSRVIEYFLSSTNSWGTVEGRHGWDNCSCLSVLDGCIYALSTFSIFKDAIILYKLDENVCEAVADPPTLRYHGACLVSDKRHLYLVGGSDVDSYQAVKTVERFDPILATWEEVAAMNEARYNAFGAAMNGKVYIAGGTSENEEGCTILKSCEVYDPSTDEWQVMSNLTVCRQAANMVCIQEALYVVGGFKGIQKSSRELSVEVFQLGGCDWKSWLTTVFRRK from the exons ATGTCGCAAAGTTTAGCGCCTATTGACATGGAAGAATACGTAGAAGCAACGTTCGAAAGCGAAGATTTGAATACTTCCGCATCGaattccaatatggcggaccttTCCCAGCCAATGCCATCAGATCCATCAAAACACTGTCAGGAACTTATCGATCGTCTGGATGCTCTGAGAAGAAAAGAGAGTTTCTTTGATGTAACAGTATCAATAAAAGACAAAGAGATTAAAGCTCACAGACTTGTGTTGGCAGCAGCAAGCCCGTTTTTTCTTTCCCTTCTGGTCAGTGACATGAGAGAGGGAAAGGAACAGTTCATCAGGATAGAACTTGAAGAAGCAACGGGGTCAGTCATGGAAGAAGTTTTTAAATACATTTACACTGGTAATGTTGCAGTCACTAAGGAGAATGCCTACGACTTATTGGCAGCAGCAGATTATCTTCTTTTACCAGGTTTAAAAACTTTGACTTGTGattttttggaggaaaacattacaattgaaaactgcatttTCAATTACTACTTTGCTGACAAGTATCGGTGTTTGGAATTAATGGAGGAGTCCTGCGAGTTTATTAACTCAAATTTCAGTTCAGTCATGGAAACAGATGACTTCCTGAAGCTCGATATTGTAAAAGTCATGAAATGGGTTTCCAGCGATTGTGTCACTGTTGGCTCCGAGGAAGAAATTTTTAAGGGAATAGTAAAGTGGGTGTCTCACAAGAAGAGTGAACGAGAAAGCAACTTTGCTGAATTGTTGAGTCAAGTCCGTCTGAAATCCATGTCTCATGACTTTCTCTTCAACGAACTGATCAATGAAGAACTGGTAGCAACAAGCAAGGAGACTTTATATTTTGTGTTGAGATCCATGAAGTGCATTTTTGATCCCTTCTGCGAAAATGCCACTAAGCCACCCAGGAAGTGCTTGGAGAGGTACACAGATGTGATTTTTGTTTGTGGTGGCAGAACAGCCTTATGCTATGCACCCCAGGATGACATTTGGTATCACTTTCCAGACATGTTATTTGAACATCAAGATCATGCTGTTGTTCAATACAGAGATAAAGTCTGCATTTTCGGGGGACAGAGTGTTGGACCAGGAAAATCTCGAGTAATAGAATATTTTCTATCTTCCACTAATTCCTGGGGGACAGTTGAAGGAAGGCATGGTTGGGataattgttcttgtttatcaGTTCTAGATGGTTGCATCTATGCATTATCTACTTTCTCAATATTTAAAGATGCCATTATTCTCTATAAGCTTGATGAGAATGTTTGTGAGGCTGTGGCTGATCCACCAACTCTTCGCTATCATGGAGCTTGTTTAGTCAGTGATAAAAGACACCTTTACTTAGTAGGAGGAAGTGATGTTGATTCTTACCAAGCAGTTAAAACAGTGGAAAGGTTTGATCCTATTTTAGCCACATGGGAGGAGGTTGCAGCTATGAATGAGGCAAGATATAATGCTTTTGGAGCAGCCATGAATGGAAAGGTCTATATAGCAGGTGGCACAAGTGAAAATGAGGAAGGTTGTACCATATTGAAGTCTTGTGAGGTATATGACCCATCAACTGATGAATGGCAAGTCATGAGTAACCTAACCGTGTGTCGTCAAGCTGCAAACATGGTATGCATTCAGGAAGCCCTTTATGTGGTTGGTGGCTTCAAAGGCATACAAAAGTCTTCAAGAGAGTTATCAGTGGAAGTGTTTCAGTTAGGAGGATGTGATTGGAAAA gctggcttactacagttttccgaagaaaatgA
- the LOC138026153 gene encoding kelch-like protein 3 isoform X1, with product MSQSLAPIDMEEYVEATFESEDLNTSASNSNMADLSQPMPSDPSKHCQELIDRLDALRRKESFFDVTVSIKDKEIKAHRLVLAAASPFFLSLLVSDMREGKEQFIRIELEEATGSVMEEVFKYIYTGNVAVTKENAYDLLAAADYLLLPGLKTLTCDFLEENITIENCIFNYYFADKYRCLELMEESCEFINSNFSSVMETDDFLKLDIVKVMKWVSSDCVTVGSEEEIFKGIVKWVSHKKSERESNFAELLSQVRLKSMSHDFLFNELINEELVATSKETLYFVLRSMKCIFDPFCENATKPPRKCLERYTDVIFVCGGRTALCYAPQDDIWYHFPDMLFEHQDHAVVQYRDKVCIFGGQSVGPGKSRVIEYFLSSTNSWGTVEGRHGWDNCSCLSVLDGCIYALSTFSIFKDAIILYKLDENVCEAVADPPTLRYHGACLVSDKRHLYLVGGSDVDSYQAVKTVERFDPILATWEEVAAMNEARYNAFGAAMNGKVYIAGGTSENEEGCTILKSCEVYDPSTDEWQVMSNLTVCRQAANMVCIQEALYVVGGFKGIQKSSRELSVEVFQLGGCDWKSKSTIPTNFENENPEDRKKKIHHKACLAVIHKSLLEKLCKL from the coding sequence ATGTCGCAAAGTTTAGCGCCTATTGACATGGAAGAATACGTAGAAGCAACGTTCGAAAGCGAAGATTTGAATACTTCCGCATCGaattccaatatggcggaccttTCCCAGCCAATGCCATCAGATCCATCAAAACACTGTCAGGAACTTATCGATCGTCTGGATGCTCTGAGAAGAAAAGAGAGTTTCTTTGATGTAACAGTATCAATAAAAGACAAAGAGATTAAAGCTCACAGACTTGTGTTGGCAGCAGCAAGCCCGTTTTTTCTTTCCCTTCTGGTCAGTGACATGAGAGAGGGAAAGGAACAGTTCATCAGGATAGAACTTGAAGAAGCAACGGGGTCAGTCATGGAAGAAGTTTTTAAATACATTTACACTGGTAATGTTGCAGTCACTAAGGAGAATGCCTACGACTTATTGGCAGCAGCAGATTATCTTCTTTTACCAGGTTTAAAAACTTTGACTTGTGattttttggaggaaaacattacaattgaaaactgcatttTCAATTACTACTTTGCTGACAAGTATCGGTGTTTGGAATTAATGGAGGAGTCCTGCGAGTTTATTAACTCAAATTTCAGTTCAGTCATGGAAACAGATGACTTCCTGAAGCTCGATATTGTAAAAGTCATGAAATGGGTTTCCAGCGATTGTGTCACTGTTGGCTCCGAGGAAGAAATTTTTAAGGGAATAGTAAAGTGGGTGTCTCACAAGAAGAGTGAACGAGAAAGCAACTTTGCTGAATTGTTGAGTCAAGTCCGTCTGAAATCCATGTCTCATGACTTTCTCTTCAACGAACTGATCAATGAAGAACTGGTAGCAACAAGCAAGGAGACTTTATATTTTGTGTTGAGATCCATGAAGTGCATTTTTGATCCCTTCTGCGAAAATGCCACTAAGCCACCCAGGAAGTGCTTGGAGAGGTACACAGATGTGATTTTTGTTTGTGGTGGCAGAACAGCCTTATGCTATGCACCCCAGGATGACATTTGGTATCACTTTCCAGACATGTTATTTGAACATCAAGATCATGCTGTTGTTCAATACAGAGATAAAGTCTGCATTTTCGGGGGACAGAGTGTTGGACCAGGAAAATCTCGAGTAATAGAATATTTTCTATCTTCCACTAATTCCTGGGGGACAGTTGAAGGAAGGCATGGTTGGGataattgttcttgtttatcaGTTCTAGATGGTTGCATCTATGCATTATCTACTTTCTCAATATTTAAAGATGCCATTATTCTCTATAAGCTTGATGAGAATGTTTGTGAGGCTGTGGCTGATCCACCAACTCTTCGCTATCATGGAGCTTGTTTAGTCAGTGATAAAAGACACCTTTACTTAGTAGGAGGAAGTGATGTTGATTCTTACCAAGCAGTTAAAACAGTGGAAAGGTTTGATCCTATTTTAGCCACATGGGAGGAGGTTGCAGCTATGAATGAGGCAAGATATAATGCTTTTGGAGCAGCCATGAATGGAAAGGTCTATATAGCAGGTGGCACAAGTGAAAATGAGGAAGGTTGTACCATATTGAAGTCTTGTGAGGTATATGACCCATCAACTGATGAATGGCAAGTCATGAGTAACCTAACCGTGTGTCGTCAAGCTGCAAACATGGTATGCATTCAGGAAGCCCTTTATGTGGTTGGTGGCTTCAAAGGCATACAAAAGTCTTCAAGAGAGTTATCAGTGGAAGTGTTTCAGTTAGGAGGATGTGATTGGAAAAGTAAGTCCACTATACCCACTAACTTTGAGAATGAAAATCCTGAGGATCGAAAGAAAAAGATTCATCATAAGGCATGTCTTGCAGTGATCCACAAGAGCCTATTAGAAAAGCTGTGTAAGCTTTGA